From Trichomycterus rosablanca isolate fTriRos1 chromosome 27, fTriRos1.hap1, whole genome shotgun sequence, a single genomic window includes:
- the slc22a18 gene encoding solute carrier family 22 member 18 isoform X1, with amino-acid sequence MPSLTADKVQKVIYVTYLIAALDITWLFLQFSITPYLAKKLGFDTLWFGYLQTTVGVIQLLGGPVFGRFADVFGARAALSLSCFASIIYFLLLAAADSAVLLFLHKLPAVFMHVLPGTQMIVADLSQNEKRADALAKLGLCFGIGMITGSSLGGTLSTRYGEKFAACVGAGGSLISLLLVLKFIPEHTKIHSEKKSNGKSANSVFNLGEIVRLTKFPGVAKTFTIKIVSGLPAGVFQVMFSIIAMNFFQLQAEQNGYLMAYFGVLQMVMQGAVIGRLTARYSEQSLLLFSIGLSSLVGLAQAFTTTVLQFCFVVVPMMLSLSLFNVITDSMLSKSVPSSDTGAMLGLCASVQPLVRTIGPTIGGFLYETHGVASFGYIQFVVNAVIFTLMFMSSTRTHTTRNSR; translated from the exons ATGCCTTCACTGACAGCTGACAAGGTTCAGAAAGTGATATATGTCACTTACCTGATCGCTGCTTTGGACATCACATGGCTCTTCCTACAATTTTCAATAACACCG tatttggcaaaaaagctgggattcgacacactctggtttgggtaccTACAGACAACAGTAGGAGTGATTCAACTGCTAGGTGGTCCTGTGTTTGGAAG gtttgcaGATGTTTTTGGAGCACGAGCCGCACTTTCATTATCCTGCTTTGcatcaatcatttattttttgcttttagcAGCAGCAGATAGTGCAGTATTACTCTTTCTGCACAAACTACCCGCTGTGTTCATGCATGTCTTGCCAG GAACACAGATGATAGTCGCGGACCTGTCTCAGAATGAGAAGCGAGCAGATGCGCTGGCAAAGCTTGGTTTATGTTTTGGCATTGGAATGATCACAGGGTCATCGTTAGGAGGAACCCTCAGCACACGCTATGG AGAGAAGTTTGCGGCGTGTGTGGGTGCTGGAGGAAGCTTGATCAGTCTACTGTTGGTGCTGAAGTTCATTCCTGAACACAccaaaatacacagtgaaaaGAAAAGCAATG gGAAATCGGCCAACTCTGTGTTTAACTTGGGGGAGATCGTCAGACTTACAAAGTTTCCAGGTGTTGCAAAGACTTTCACCATCAAGATAGTTTCAGGGCTTCCAGCTG gtgttttCCAGGTCATGTTCTCCATCATTGCCATGAACTTTTTCCAGCTGCAGGCTGAGCAAAACGGTTACCTTATGGCATACTTTGGGGTGTTGCAAATG GTGATGCAGGGTGCTGTTATTGGGCGACTCACCGCCAGGTACTCTGAGCAGTCTTTACTCCTGTTTTCAATAGGTCTAAGCAGCTTGGTGGGCCTAGCACAG GCCTTTACCACCACTGTGTTACAGTTCTGCTTTGTAGTTGTTCCAATGATGCTCTCACTCAGTCTCTTTAATGTCATCACCGACAGCATGCTGTCAAAGAGCGTCCCATCATCTGACACGG GGGCCATGCTAGGATTGTGTGCATCTGTACAGCCTCTAGTCCGCACAATCGGACCAACAATCGGTGGTTTCCTTTATGAGACGCATGGTGTGGCATCATTTGGGTACATCCAGTTCGTTGTCAATGCTGTAATATTTACGCTGATGTTCATGTCCAGCACAAGAACACATACGACTCGTAACAGCAGATAA
- the slc22a18 gene encoding solute carrier family 22 member 18 isoform X2, producing MSGNYLAKKLGFDTLWFGYLQTTVGVIQLLGGPVFGRFADVFGARAALSLSCFASIIYFLLLAAADSAVLLFLHKLPAVFMHVLPGTQMIVADLSQNEKRADALAKLGLCFGIGMITGSSLGGTLSTRYGEKFAACVGAGGSLISLLLVLKFIPEHTKIHSEKKSNGKSANSVFNLGEIVRLTKFPGVAKTFTIKIVSGLPAGVFQVMFSIIAMNFFQLQAEQNGYLMAYFGVLQMVMQGAVIGRLTARYSEQSLLLFSIGLSSLVGLAQAFTTTVLQFCFVVVPMMLSLSLFNVITDSMLSKSVPSSDTGAMLGLCASVQPLVRTIGPTIGGFLYETHGVASFGYIQFVVNAVIFTLMFMSSTRTHTTRNSR from the exons atgtctggaaat tatttggcaaaaaagctgggattcgacacactctggtttgggtaccTACAGACAACAGTAGGAGTGATTCAACTGCTAGGTGGTCCTGTGTTTGGAAG gtttgcaGATGTTTTTGGAGCACGAGCCGCACTTTCATTATCCTGCTTTGcatcaatcatttattttttgcttttagcAGCAGCAGATAGTGCAGTATTACTCTTTCTGCACAAACTACCCGCTGTGTTCATGCATGTCTTGCCAG GAACACAGATGATAGTCGCGGACCTGTCTCAGAATGAGAAGCGAGCAGATGCGCTGGCAAAGCTTGGTTTATGTTTTGGCATTGGAATGATCACAGGGTCATCGTTAGGAGGAACCCTCAGCACACGCTATGG AGAGAAGTTTGCGGCGTGTGTGGGTGCTGGAGGAAGCTTGATCAGTCTACTGTTGGTGCTGAAGTTCATTCCTGAACACAccaaaatacacagtgaaaaGAAAAGCAATG gGAAATCGGCCAACTCTGTGTTTAACTTGGGGGAGATCGTCAGACTTACAAAGTTTCCAGGTGTTGCAAAGACTTTCACCATCAAGATAGTTTCAGGGCTTCCAGCTG gtgttttCCAGGTCATGTTCTCCATCATTGCCATGAACTTTTTCCAGCTGCAGGCTGAGCAAAACGGTTACCTTATGGCATACTTTGGGGTGTTGCAAATG GTGATGCAGGGTGCTGTTATTGGGCGACTCACCGCCAGGTACTCTGAGCAGTCTTTACTCCTGTTTTCAATAGGTCTAAGCAGCTTGGTGGGCCTAGCACAG GCCTTTACCACCACTGTGTTACAGTTCTGCTTTGTAGTTGTTCCAATGATGCTCTCACTCAGTCTCTTTAATGTCATCACCGACAGCATGCTGTCAAAGAGCGTCCCATCATCTGACACGG GGGCCATGCTAGGATTGTGTGCATCTGTACAGCCTCTAGTCCGCACAATCGGACCAACAATCGGTGGTTTCCTTTATGAGACGCATGGTGTGGCATCATTTGGGTACATCCAGTTCGTTGTCAATGCTGTAATATTTACGCTGATGTTCATGTCCAGCACAAGAACACATACGACTCGTAACAGCAGATAA